GGCACGTGAACTTCGCGCGGTGCAGCCAGTGGTCGAATACGACCGGCGCGAGACCGGCCTTCTCGGAGGCGTTGTTCAGGACGACGCGCCCGAACTCGTGCGGGAGCGGCCGGCGCTTCTTTCCCGCGCCCTGCTCGGCGCCGGCGGCGAGGGTGGCGAGTGCGAGGACGAGGATCCAGGCGAAACGTGGATGGTTCACACGGCCCCCTGTCGGATGTGGAGGCCGACTGTAGCGGCGGGAGGGCGACCCCCTCCGTGAGATCGGTCAAGCCGGCGTCGAGTGTCTCGGCGATGCCGCCAGGCACGTCGACGCGGCCTCACAATCCTCGCATCCGTGTTCTGCGGGGGTGCGGGCGTCGTCGGGGATGACGAGGCGGCCGGACCGAACGCGCTCGAGGAGCGCGATCATCCGCTTGACGGTCGCCGGGCTCGCGCCGTGCTCCATCATGCAGGCGTCCGCGGCCGCCGTGTCGGGATCGACGCCGAAGACCTCGACGAGGACGTCGCGAAGGGTGTCGTAGCTGCGGAGCAGGCACTCGGCGACGGCGACCCCCGCCGGGGTCAACGACACGACGCCGTAGGGCTCGTGATCGACCAGGTCGAGGTCCTTCAGCTTCTTGAGGACTCCGGAGACGGTCGCCGGGCTCACCCCGAGCGCCTCGGCAAGGTCCCGGGACTTCGCGACCTGGTGACGCCCGCGCACCTCGTAGAGCGTCTTCAGGT
The Candidatus Polarisedimenticolaceae bacterium genome window above contains:
- a CDS encoding metal-dependent transcriptional regulator, whose product is MHREKPISSTHEMYLKTLYEVRGRHQVAKSRDLAEALGVSPATVSGVLKKLKDLDLVDHEPYGVVSLTPAGVAVAECLLRSYDTLRDVLVEVFGVDPDTAAADACMMEHGASPATVKRMIALLERVRSGRLVIPDDARTPAEHGCEDCEAASTCLAASPRHSTPA